Genomic window (Streptomyces cadmiisoli):
CGCCCGGGTCCCGGCCGACGTTGTCGGGCCCGTAGCCGGCGTTCGCCCCCGAGTAGAAGATCTTGCCGTTCTGCATCAGGAACAGCGCCGGGTACGTCGGGAACTGGCGGACCTTCTCGGTGTAGGTCCACTTCTTGGTCTTCGGGTCGTAGATCTCGTTCTTGCCCGGCACCAGCTGGCCGATGTCGTCGAGACCGGAGACGCTGAGGATCTTCCCGTCGCTCAGCGTGGTGAGCGTCGGGTACCAGCGGGCCTCCTTCATCGGGTCGACCTTGATGTACTTCTCGGCGACGACGTCGAACTCGAAGGTGTCGCGGATCCCCTGGAAGTCCTTCTTGTCCAGGGCGAGCTTCTGCGCGATGCCGTAGGTGTTGCGCGCGTCGTTCCCGCTCAGACCCTCGACGGTGTAGTTGTCCTGGGTGCCGGTCTCGTAGCGCGCGCCCTCCTTGGCGGCCTCGACGTAGATCCGGCCGACCCCGGGGTCGTTGCGCAGGAAGCGGCCGGTCTCCGGGTCGAAGACCTTCTTCGCGCGCGGCACCAGCACCGGGTCCTTGGAGACGAACGTCTTGCCGTTCTCCTTGCCGGTGAAATCGGTGCCCGCCGGCAGGGTGATCGGCTTGTCCGGGTTCTCGTTGTAGACGATCATCAGGCCGCCGGCCTTCTTCACGTCGCCCTGGAGCTTCTCGTACCGCTTGGTGCCGCCGGCGATCAGCAGGTTGCCGTTGGCGAGCTGGGTGTGGCCGGTGCAGAACAGATCGCTGGGCGTCGGCACCTTTTTGATCGTGTTCTTGACCGGGTCCCAGATCCGGGTGTCGAACTTCTTCGCGTCGAAGTTCTCCTGGTTGTTGCCCGACCCGGCCACCAGCAGGATCTTGCCGGTGCGCAGCAGCGCCGCGTGGATGGTGTTCTGCCGGTACTCCTCCGGGAAATCGATGATCTTCCAGTGGCCGTTGTCCGCTTTGTACTCGGGCCTGTTGATTTGGTACTGGTGGTACTTCTCGGTCCCGAAGCGGTACAGCCACGGCCCGTTCATCCCGGCCAGCGCGAGTACCACCGCCGTGCCTATCGCTAGTCGACGGGCGCGGCGGCGGCCTGCACGGTCGTTCATTCCTTACGTCCCCCAAGTCCACCAAGGGCGATCTGCATGGTCTGGTCGTTGCCCCCGCCGGAGGCGGCCCAGCTGGGCCGCTGCTGGGGGGCGTGCGGCGCGTACTGCGTCGGCACTCCGTGCGCGGGCGTCGGCGCCGGAGCCGCGTCCTGCGGTTCCGGCGCGGCCGGGGCGGGTCGCTTCTTCTCCTGCCGCAGCTGCCAGCGCCAGACGAAGATCGGCGTGGCGGTGATCAGCAGCGCGAAGCACGCCCAGATGATCATCGCGGGGTGGGAGTGTCCGAAGACGAAGCCGGCGGCGATGGACGCACCGAAGATCAGGATGAAGTACCAGTGGTAGCGGAAGGTCGCGAACCACCGGTCCGGGCTCGCCGAGTCCCCCTTGGGCGTGACCACGAACTTGCTCTTGCGGCGCAGCGCGGAGTCCACCAGCGCCTTCGCGTACAGCGGCGCGGACAGCGCGGACATCACCATGCCGGCGACACCGCCGGAGCCCTCCGGTTCGTGCGGGGAGACGTTGTGCCGGCGGTTCCAGATGTACAGGCCGATCTGGAGCGCCGAGGCGTTGCCGTAGAGCATCAGCCACACGGTCGGGTCGATGTTCACACCCGAGGCGCCCAGACCCAGG
Coding sequences:
- a CDS encoding kelch motif-containing protein, giving the protein MNDRAGRRRARRLAIGTAVVLALAGMNGPWLYRFGTEKYHQYQINRPEYKADNGHWKIIDFPEEYRQNTIHAALLRTGKILLVAGSGNNQENFDAKKFDTRIWDPVKNTIKKVPTPSDLFCTGHTQLANGNLLIAGGTKRYEKLQGDVKKAGGLMIVYNENPDKPITLPAGTDFTGKENGKTFVSKDPVLVPRAKKVFDPETGRFLRNDPGVGRIYVEAAKEGARYETGTQDNYTVEGLSGNDARNTYGIAQKLALDKKDFQGIRDTFEFDVVAEKYIKVDPMKEARWYPTLTTLSDGKILSVSGLDDIGQLVPGKNEIYDPKTKKWTYTEKVRQFPTYPALFLMQNGKIFYSGANAGYGPDNVGRDPGVWDVDTNKFTKLPGLSDANMLETANTVLLPPAQDERYMVIGGGGVGESQLASEKTRIIDLKDDDPRFVDGPSMAKGTRYPQASVLPDDSVLVAGGSQDYRGRGDSNILEARLYDPEANEFKSVADPLVGRNYHSGSLLLPDGRVMFFGSDSLFSDKANTKPGEFEQRIEIYSPPYLFRDSRPSLSGGPQTIERGESGTFTSQHASSIKKVRLIRPSASTHVTDVDQRSIALDYKTSGNKITVTVPENRSLVQSGWYMLFVDDDQGTPSEAQWVRVP